From Primulina tabacum isolate GXHZ01 chromosome 2, ASM2559414v2, whole genome shotgun sequence, one genomic window encodes:
- the LOC142531804 gene encoding glucan endo-1,3-beta-glucosidase 12-like, with product MEFSIRFSNSLFSLLLILPFLRYGICDSGAVGINYGRIADNLPSPPQVVKLLRGQGITKVKLYDTDSTVLSALSGSGISVIVALPNEQLASAAAGQSFTDSWVQSNILAYHPNTQIQAIAVGNEVFVDPQNTTVFLVPAMKNVYASLVKHGVASSIKVSSPIALSALQTSYPSSSGSFKSNLVEPVIKPMLNFLKQTGSYLMVNAYPFFAYLANTDTISLDYALFRNNSGVADQNNGLVYKSLFEAQLDAVFAAMNALGFNDVKMVVSETGWPSKGDENEVGASEPNAAAYNGNLVRRVLTGGGTPLRPDEPLDVYLFALFNENQKTGPTSEKNYGLFYPNEKKVYDIPLTVEGLSTNNESKSQVVAKPPSRGGDPGDFSTSTVGQTWCVANEQAGEKKLQAALNYACGEGGADCRPIQPGAACYNPKNLVAHASYAFNSFYQRNGRGSWTCDFSGAAYVVTQSPNFGSCKFPTTGG from the exons ATGGAATTCTCAATTCGCTTCTCCAATTCTCTCTTTTCTTTGTTATTAATACTCCCTTTTCTACGATATGGCATTTGCGACTCCGGCGCCGTAGGAATCAACTACGGCCGCATCGCCGACAACCTCCCGTCGCCGCCCCAAGTGGTGAAACTCCTCCGAGGACAAGGTATCACCAAAGTTAAGCTCTATGACACAGATTCTACCGTCCTCTCCGCGCTCTCTGGTTCCGGCATCTCTGTGATTGTCGCGCTTCCCAACGAGCAGCTCGCTTCCGCTGCCGCGGGTCAATCTTTTACGGACTCGTGGGTCCAATCCAATATTCTCGCGTACCATCCTAATACGCAAATCCAGGCCATTGCTGTTGGCAATGAAGTTTTCGTGGATCCACAAAATACTACCGTTTTCCTCGTGCCAGCCATGAAAAACGTGTACGCGTCACTCGTTAAGCATGGTGTAGCTTCGTCCATCAAAGTTTCATCCCCAATCGCCCTCAGTGCGCTCCAAACGTCATACCCTTCATCATCTGGTTCTTTCAAATCAAATCTCGTCGAGCCTGTTATCAAACCCATGTTGAATTTCCTTAAACAGACTGGTTCCTACCTAATGGTGAACGCCTACCCATTTTTCGCGTATCTGGCGAATACAGACACCATCTCTTTAGATTACGCCTTGTTCCGCAACAACTCCGGCGTTGCAGACCAGAACAATGGCCTTGTTTACAAAAGCTTGTTCGAAGCCCAACTCGACGCCGTTTTCGCGGCGATGAATGCTTTAGGATTCAACGATGTCAAGATGGTTGTTTCTGAAACAGGGTGGCCATCGAAAGGCGACGAAAATGAAGTCGGAGCAAGTGAACCAAATGCGGCTGCTTACAACGGGAACCTGGTGCGCAGAGTGCTCACTGGCGGAGGGACCCCCCTTCGGCCCGATGAGCCACTCGACGTCTATTTATTCGCCCTTTTCAACGAGAACCAGAAGACCGGGCCCACTTCCGAAAAGAACTACGGGCTCTTTTACCCGAATGAGAAAAAAGTGTACGATATCCCTCTCACGGTGGAGGGCCTCAGCACGAACAACGAAAGTAAAAGCCAGGTTGTGGCGAAGCCTCCGAGCAGAGGCGGCGACCCAGGGGACTTCTCCACTAGTACCGTGGGGCAGACGTGGTGCGTGGCTAATGAACAGGCGGGGGAGAAGAAATTGCAAGCGGCGCTGAATTATGCTTGTGGTGAAGGAGGCGCAGATTGTCGGCCGATTCAGCCAGGTGCAGCCTGCTACAATCCGAAGAACCTGGTGGCACACGCCTCGTATGCATTCAACAGCTTCTACCAGAGAAATGGTCGGGGGAGTTGGACCTGCGATTTCTCCGGCGCCGCCTATGTCGTTACTCAGTCTCCGA ACTTTGGTAGCTGCAAGTTCCCCACCACTGGCGGCTAA